The sequence GCTATTCTATTTGAGTCTGTCGAATAGAAAGCAATGTCCCAAAAACGCTTATTTTCTTTCCAGGCCCACACTATGTGGGCTTTTTATTTTAACAACTGAATAACTTTTTTTAAGGAAGATAACCAGTGTTCGCCTAAAGCCGATAAAGGAATTTTGATAGTTTTTTCGGTTATTTTCCCATTCAAATTACTAATAGCGTTCAGAATGTTGCTGTCTTTCACTACCGTATTTAAAATGACACTGATAATCTGTTCGGGGGTTCGTCTAATCCCCGCTTCGTTGCGCGATAACATCGAGACAACTTTTTGGGTTTCTAATGCCGTGATTTTCAAATCGATCAATTCGAACAGATTCAACACTTCTTTTGGCAGTTTGCCGAATTTGACTTCTAACTCTGCGGCGGCGTCTTTTAATTCGTTGATCGTTTCGACTAAAGCCAATTGTTGATAGGTTTTGATCCGCTGAGCCTCATTGTCGATATAGGTAGCCGGGAGATAGGCCGAAATGGGCAAATCTACTGTGATGGTATCTACTCGCGGTTTGTAGCCGGTTTTTAATTCTTCAATCGCTCGGTTAAGGAGTTTAGTGTACATCGTTAACCCAATGGCGCTGATATGGCCATGCTGTTTTTTCGACAGCACTCCGCCAGCTCCCCGGATCTGCAAATCCCGGAGGGCTATCTGATACCCGCTCCCTAGTTCTGTGTGTCCTGCAATGGTTCTAAGCCGTTCCAGGGCCTTTCCGGCCAGCTTCCCGGGATGGTAATAGAAATAGGCGTGAGCCTGAACTTTACCGCGCCCGATCCGGCCGCGCAGCTGGTGCAATTGAGATAGGCCGAAATGGCTAGAATTATCTACGATCAATGTATTTACATTCGGATTATCTAGCCCGTTTTCGATAATAGTGCTGGCCACTAAAACATCATATTTGCCGGCGCTAAAATCTTCCATAATTTTTGCGAGTAGGCGTTCCGGCATTTGTCCATGGGCATATACAAACCGCACTTCCGGCAAAACTTCCTCAAGTTTATTAGTCATTGAGGCGATGGTTGCCACGCGGTTATGCACAAAATAAATCTGTCCGCCGCGTTTAATTTCCTGTAAAACCGCATCCTTCACCGCATCCATATCAAAAGGCGCCACCGTAGTTTGAATAGGCAGGCGATTAACCGGCGGAGTGTCGATCGTACTAATATCGCGGATGCCGGATAGGGCCAAGTTAAGCGTGCGCGGAATCGGGGTAGCCGTCATACTTAAAACATCCACTTCCGCTCGCATCATTTTTAACTTTTCTTTATGGCGGACACCAAAGCGCTGTTCCTCGTCGACAATAATCAATCCTAGGTTGGCAAATTTAACATCTTTTGAAAGCAACCGATGGGTGCCGATCACAATATCGATTTCGCGAGTCTTTAATCCTACTAAGACGCGTTTTTGTTCAGTTTGTGAGCGGAAACGGCTCAGCGCAGCAATGTTAACGCCAAAAGGCGCTAATCGTTCCGTAAATGTTTTTAAATGCTGTTCTACTAAAATGGTAGTAGGAGCCAAGAAGGCCACTTGGAATCCGGAAGTAACTGCTTTAAAGGCGGCCCGGATAGCTACTTCCGTTTTACCAAAGCCCACATCGGCTACCAGTAACCGGTCCATCGGTTTAGACTGTTCCATATCACCCAAAATTTCTTGGATAACTTGTTCTTGGTCGGGGGTTTCTTGATAAGAAAAAGAATCGGATAAAGCCTTTTCCCAAAACTCCGGACTGTCGAAAGAAATCCCCTCTTTCAGCGCCCGTTTGGCGTACAAATCTAGTAGTTCTTTCGCAAACTCTTGGGATTCTTTGCGGATCTGGCTGACTAAGCGTTTCCAACTTTGCGAATTCAGTTTGGATAAAGTCGGTTTTTCGCCGGCCGGTGAAATATACTTACTGATCTTATCGATCTGATCCATCGGGGCATAGATTTTATCTGCCCCCGCATATTTAATGATTAAATATTCTCGGGCGACGCCGTTTACCGTCATTGTCGAGATATCAATGAGCTTACCGATACCATAATCGACATGCACTACGTAATCGCCTTTTTCAATTTGGGCTAAAAAGGCCAGCTGTCGTTTTTTTGGTGTCGGTTTGGTAGTAGCAGATTTTTCCACAATCGGAGAAAAAATTTCTTTATCAGTCAATAAGATAGTTTTTAAAGACGGACTCATAAATCCGTCGACATGCAAAGCCGGGGTGATGATTACCGACTGATCAGAAATTTCGCGATCAAATTTAATATCATTATCAGTTAGGGCGGGTAAGATCTGAGCTTCTTTGTTGGTGGTAAGAATAATTTGCCAACCCTCGTCGGTATATTTAGTTACCTCATGAATTAGTCGGTTTAAATCATTGGCGAATAAGGGGGCTTCAGTTAGATCAAACCGGACTGAGTTTTTTTCGTCAGCGGCTATATTAACAAGATGCCAGGCCGCCAAACCCTCGAGTTGTTTACTGATAGTGGTTAAAATACCGTTGTCGCGTTGACTGTCATTGCTTTGGTAAAGCTCATATAATAATTGGAATAACTCGTCAGCTTGATCGAAAACTAAAATATAATCTGTCGAATGAGCTTCGATCACATCCAGTAAATAATTGCTCATCTTTTCATTTTTCAATGAGGATACGGTAATTTCGGTGCGGGCCGATCCAGTTTTGTTATTTACTGGGTCAAAATCGACGATACTGGTGATAGTATCTCCGGAAAATTCTAAGCGCACCGGGGAAGCAAAGTTAACCGGATAAATATCTAAAATTCCACCCCGCATGGCAATTTCTCCCGCCTGAAAAACTTTTTGCTGGCGATCGTAACCGGCAGCAATGAGGGCAGCTAGGATTTCTTCTGGGTTTTTATTTTGATTAATTTCGAGAGTGAGAATCTGTGCCGGATTAGTCAGAGGTTCGATCAGCGCCTGCACGGAGAAGATGAACAAACCGGGTTCGCCATTTTTTAAGGCATGGGCGGTCAGGGTGCGATTTTGAAAATTATGAAT is a genomic window of Patescibacteria group bacterium containing:
- the mfd gene encoding transcription-repair coupling factor, which gives rise to MDPILSALAQKFSSLEAYKSLISRSRKDKVYITGLTNLGKLFLLSRTLTDCPKKVIYIVKNESDQIAIERGLQQLTDRPVYGYPDLKSEQINRQQYIHNFQNRTLTAHALKNGEPGLFIFSVQALIEPLTNPAQILTLEINQNKNPEEILAALIAAGYDRQQKVFQAGEIAMRGGILDIYPVNFASPVRLEFSGDTITSIVDFDPVNNKTGSARTEITVSSLKNEKMSNYLLDVIEAHSTDYILVFDQADELFQLLYELYQSNDSQRDNGILTTISKQLEGLAAWHLVNIAADEKNSVRFDLTEAPLFANDLNRLIHEVTKYTDEGWQIILTTNKEAQILPALTDNDIKFDREISDQSVIITPALHVDGFMSPSLKTILLTDKEIFSPIVEKSATTKPTPKKRQLAFLAQIEKGDYVVHVDYGIGKLIDISTMTVNGVAREYLIIKYAGADKIYAPMDQIDKISKYISPAGEKPTLSKLNSQSWKRLVSQIRKESQEFAKELLDLYAKRALKEGISFDSPEFWEKALSDSFSYQETPDQEQVIQEILGDMEQSKPMDRLLVADVGFGKTEVAIRAAFKAVTSGFQVAFLAPTTILVEQHLKTFTERLAPFGVNIAALSRFRSQTEQKRVLVGLKTREIDIVIGTHRLLSKDVKFANLGLIIVDEEQRFGVRHKEKLKMMRAEVDVLSMTATPIPRTLNLALSGIRDISTIDTPPVNRLPIQTTVAPFDMDAVKDAVLQEIKRGGQIYFVHNRVATIASMTNKLEEVLPEVRFVYAHGQMPERLLAKIMEDFSAGKYDVLVASTIIENGLDNPNVNTLIVDNSSHFGLSQLHQLRGRIGRGKVQAHAYFYYHPGKLAGKALERLRTIAGHTELGSGYQIALRDLQIRGAGGVLSKKQHGHISAIGLTMYTKLLNRAIEELKTGYKPRVDTITVDLPISAYLPATYIDNEAQRIKTYQQLALVETINELKDAAAELEVKFGKLPKEVLNLFELIDLKITALETQKVVSMLSRNEAGIRRTPEQIISVILNTVVKDSNILNAISNLNGKITEKTIKIPLSALGEHWLSSLKKVIQLLK